From the genome of Clostridium sp. BNL1100, one region includes:
- a CDS encoding stalk domain-containing protein, with translation MKKIIAVLLCIMLLLNTGIVMAATSSVQEDKAAKIIIDGVPLKLDNVAVIKDKKLMLSTEIFTGLGIAKTSQVWDKTKTKLTLTKGKTKLVMQINSSTATLNGTKKTVSVKPFMYKTKAYFQVDFVADCFGRNINKDSQTNTYFLRDKSSFSKNKVLLDNVLKAMNSVSKIKVKENAELSLKGTGLDLKLTAPVSTLMDLKSKKAFSTINYKMNTNGEVAENNILIAITDNKQYSQVDQGEWTHEDMNKEEFADGFTFNSLLKYDNAVLSALTSVNGKDKNEVILKGNVVVGSTLSDFLSSQGLLKNQISSKYVEVTINTSTNFISKILLKESGTTDIEGTKYNFSVTYQMNFSDINGNFEVVMPSDLNS, from the coding sequence ATGAAAAAAATTATTGCCGTACTACTATGTATTATGTTGCTACTTAACACTGGAATTGTTATGGCAGCGACTAGCTCCGTACAAGAGGATAAGGCAGCAAAGATTATTATTGACGGAGTTCCGCTAAAGCTTGACAATGTGGCTGTAATCAAGGATAAAAAGCTTATGTTGTCAACTGAAATTTTTACCGGTTTGGGAATAGCTAAAACCAGTCAGGTTTGGGACAAAACTAAAACAAAGCTTACTTTAACCAAGGGAAAAACAAAGCTTGTTATGCAGATTAACAGTTCAACTGCCACACTAAACGGTACTAAAAAAACTGTTTCTGTAAAACCATTTATGTATAAAACAAAAGCATATTTTCAGGTTGATTTTGTTGCAGACTGTTTTGGCAGAAATATAAATAAGGATAGCCAGACCAATACATATTTCCTAAGAGATAAATCTTCATTTTCAAAAAACAAGGTACTTTTAGACAATGTTCTGAAAGCAATGAATTCGGTTTCAAAGATAAAGGTTAAAGAGAATGCAGAACTTTCATTAAAGGGAACCGGCCTTGATTTAAAACTTACTGCACCTGTATCAACGTTAATGGATTTAAAATCAAAAAAAGCATTCAGTACTATTAACTACAAAATGAATACAAATGGTGAAGTTGCAGAGAATAATATTCTTATCGCCATTACAGACAATAAGCAATATTCTCAGGTTGACCAGGGAGAATGGACTCATGAGGATATGAACAAAGAAGAATTTGCAGATGGTTTTACGTTCAATTCTTTGCTAAAGTATGATAATGCTGTTTTATCTGCGTTAACTTCCGTTAACGGAAAAGATAAGAACGAAGTAATTCTTAAAGGAAACGTTGTTGTGGGCAGCACATTATCCGATTTTCTATCCAGTCAGGGGTTGCTCAAAAATCAAATTTCTTCAAAATATGTTGAGGTGACTATAAATACAAGTACAAACTTTATCAGTAAAATTTTATTAAAAGAATCAGGTACTACTGATATAGAAGGTACAAAATACAATTTTTCAGTAACCTACCAAATGAATTTTTCAGATATAAATGGAAACTTTGAGGTAGTAATGCCAAGTGATTTGAACTCATAA
- a CDS encoding CPC_1213 family protein has translation MSNKKIKKSNKQKEDGAFHSKNIKHDPQAESARAKFGKETPASE, from the coding sequence ATGAGCAATAAGAAAATTAAAAAAAGTAATAAGCAGAAGGAAGATGGTGCTTTCCATTCAAAAAATATAAAACATGATCCCCAAGCGGAAAGTGCCCGAGCAAAATTCGGTAAGGAAACTCCGGCATCAGAATAA
- a CDS encoding CoA-disulfide reductase translates to MSKKVIIVGGVAGGASAAARLRRLNENTEIILFEKGQHISFANCGLPYYVGEVITQKENLIIVTPEKMKERFGIDVRVNSEVLRIDPVKKIVEIKDLFGNSTYTESYDKLVLSPGAEPIRPQLPGINSSRIFTLRNIPDTYSIKDYVDKTNPRRAVVVGAGFIGLEMAENLHMRGINVSVVELADHVIGPMDFDMAAIVHNHLRMKNVELILKDAVSAFDDNGTHINVKLASGKLLKADMVIMGIGVRPDVRLAADAGLTIGSSGGISVNEYLQTSDPDIYAVGDAVQVKDFISHNPALIPLAGPANKQGRIAADNICGGNEKYEGTQGTSIVKVFDLTVAITGNSERLLQRNNIEYEKSFTHSASHASYYPGGIPMSIKVLFEKSNGKLLGAQIVGYDGVDKRIDILSTAIRAGMTVYDLEKLELAYAPPFSSAKDPVNIAGFTASNILKNNCSIFHWNEVDSINKDSGILLDVREQAEFQLGTINGAINIPLDELRGRLNELPKDKTIFIFCQVGLRGYLAARILTQKGFDAKNLSGGLKTYKMAVEKQTNEGIFENQLPELHTLEESPSSVIELDACGLQCPGPIMKVFDTMKALNDNDIMEVKATDPAFQEDIKTWCKSTGNELLGVKFENKTFIAKIKKGIKEDNSIGVQYKNKNNKSMIVFSNDLDKAIASFIIANGAASMGRKVTMFFTFWGLNILRKQNNSDSIKKDFISRMFGVMMPKGSGKLSLSKMNMAGVGPKMIRYLMNKKNIYSLEELVAQAQYNGIEFVACNMSMDIMGIKKEELIDGVTIGGVASFLGSAEESDMSLFI, encoded by the coding sequence ATGAGTAAAAAAGTGATAATAGTAGGTGGAGTTGCAGGAGGTGCAAGTGCTGCCGCAAGACTTAGAAGACTCAACGAAAATACGGAAATTATACTGTTTGAGAAGGGGCAACATATATCTTTTGCTAACTGCGGCCTTCCCTATTATGTTGGTGAAGTCATAACCCAAAAAGAGAATCTTATTATAGTCACACCCGAAAAAATGAAGGAACGTTTTGGAATAGATGTAAGAGTTAATAGCGAAGTTCTGAGAATAGACCCTGTAAAGAAAATAGTTGAAATTAAAGACCTTTTCGGAAACAGCACATATACAGAGTCATATGACAAACTTGTGTTATCTCCCGGTGCAGAGCCTATCAGACCGCAGCTTCCCGGAATTAATTCCTCAAGGATTTTTACTTTAAGAAATATCCCTGATACGTATAGTATCAAGGACTATGTGGATAAAACGAATCCTCGCAGAGCTGTAGTTGTAGGGGCAGGCTTTATAGGACTTGAAATGGCAGAAAATCTCCATATGAGAGGAATTAACGTTTCAGTTGTAGAGCTGGCAGACCATGTCATCGGGCCTATGGATTTTGACATGGCAGCTATTGTTCATAACCATCTGAGAATGAAAAACGTTGAACTTATATTAAAGGATGCAGTATCAGCCTTTGATGACAACGGAACTCATATAAATGTAAAACTAGCAAGCGGTAAGTTGCTTAAAGCCGATATGGTCATAATGGGTATTGGTGTCCGCCCTGATGTGCGTTTGGCAGCCGATGCAGGACTTACTATCGGAAGTTCGGGTGGAATAAGTGTCAATGAGTATCTTCAGACTTCCGACCCCGACATATATGCTGTGGGAGACGCTGTACAGGTAAAAGATTTTATAAGCCACAATCCTGCTCTTATACCTCTGGCAGGGCCTGCAAACAAACAGGGTAGAATTGCAGCCGATAATATCTGCGGAGGTAATGAGAAATATGAAGGTACTCAGGGAACCTCTATTGTAAAAGTCTTTGATTTGACAGTTGCCATTACCGGTAATAGTGAGCGCCTACTGCAACGTAACAATATTGAGTATGAAAAATCCTTTACACATTCCGCCTCACATGCAAGCTATTACCCGGGAGGTATCCCCATGTCAATCAAGGTTCTTTTTGAAAAAAGCAACGGAAAACTTCTGGGAGCACAGATTGTAGGATATGACGGAGTAGACAAAAGAATCGATATTCTCTCAACAGCCATAAGGGCAGGAATGACTGTATACGATCTTGAAAAGCTTGAATTAGCCTATGCCCCGCCGTTTTCATCTGCAAAGGACCCTGTGAATATTGCAGGCTTTACGGCTTCAAACATACTAAAAAATAATTGCAGTATTTTTCACTGGAATGAAGTTGACAGCATAAATAAAGACAGTGGAATATTGTTGGACGTTAGAGAACAAGCAGAGTTTCAGCTTGGAACCATAAACGGTGCAATTAACATTCCTTTGGATGAGCTTAGAGGCAGGCTTAATGAGCTGCCAAAGGACAAAACTATATTTATATTCTGTCAGGTAGGGTTAAGAGGCTACCTCGCAGCAAGAATACTGACCCAAAAGGGCTTTGATGCCAAAAATCTCAGCGGAGGTCTGAAGACGTACAAAATGGCTGTTGAGAAGCAGACAAATGAAGGTATATTTGAAAACCAATTGCCGGAGTTGCACACTTTGGAAGAAAGCCCTTCTTCCGTAATTGAACTTGATGCGTGTGGTCTGCAGTGTCCCGGCCCAATAATGAAAGTATTCGACACAATGAAGGCTCTTAATGATAACGATATTATGGAGGTTAAAGCCACAGACCCGGCCTTTCAGGAAGATATTAAAACCTGGTGTAAATCCACAGGCAATGAGCTTCTTGGGGTTAAATTCGAAAACAAAACCTTTATTGCCAAAATAAAAAAAGGAATAAAAGAGGATAATTCAATAGGAGTGCAGTATAAAAACAAGAATAATAAATCTATGATTGTTTTCAGCAACGATCTTGATAAGGCTATAGCGTCTTTTATTATAGCAAACGGAGCAGCTTCAATGGGAAGAAAGGTTACCATGTTTTTTACCTTTTGGGGACTGAATATTCTTAGAAAGCAAAATAATTCCGACAGCATTAAAAAAGACTTTATTTCCAGAATGTTTGGTGTTATGATGCCTAAGGGATCAGGTAAATTGTCACTGTCCAAAATGAACATGGCAGGCGTGGGACCAAAAATGATACGTTATCTTATGAATAAAAAGAACATATATTCATTGGAAGAACTTGTTGCTCAAGCACAGTATAACGGAATTGAATTTGTAGCCTGCAATATGTCAATGGATATAATGGGTATTAAAAAAGAAGAACTTATTGACGGAGTTACTATTGGAGGCGTGGCCTCATTCTTGGGTTCTGCCGAAGAATCGGATATGAGTTTGTTTATTTAG
- a CDS encoding metalloregulator ArsR/SmtB family transcription factor, whose product MIDLKIYEKKADKIKALAHPQRLCIVKGLIEGGCNVTKIQECLSLPQSTVSQHLAKLKSAGIIDGERKGLEICYRVIDEDVIDIVKILLKDEITNS is encoded by the coding sequence TTGATAGATTTAAAAATTTATGAAAAGAAAGCCGATAAAATAAAAGCACTGGCTCATCCTCAAAGGCTGTGTATTGTAAAAGGGTTAATAGAAGGGGGCTGTAATGTAACCAAAATACAGGAATGTCTTAGCCTTCCCCAGTCTACAGTATCACAGCACCTTGCAAAACTAAAGTCAGCAGGTATAATTGACGGAGAGCGAAAGGGGCTTGAAATTTGCTATCGTGTAATTGATGAGGACGTTATTGATATTGTAAAAATCCTTCTTAAAGATGAAATAACAAACAGCTAG
- a CDS encoding 4'-phosphopantetheinyl transferase superfamily protein, with amino-acid sequence MKSKTKIYYMSFKSLNKSNLKQLKQNEKKYMRILYEYAFKDYSRDSMENDLQDMPTGRTEHISKSHSYGYVVIGISPQPIGCDIEKVRTDWTREDLKKRISFYLGSDSQLEVLNSLNPQRSAIIAWTRKESYFKVHQTRCVSKEFEIASLNETVCGKHMKFVSIQVDKDMILTCYIDIKSDVEWIQLRV; translated from the coding sequence ATGAAGAGTAAAACAAAAATATATTACATGTCGTTTAAATCCTTAAATAAAAGTAATTTGAAGCAATTAAAGCAGAATGAAAAAAAGTATATGCGGATTCTTTATGAGTATGCTTTTAAGGACTATTCAAGGGATTCCATGGAGAATGATTTGCAGGACATGCCTACAGGAAGAACAGAGCACATATCCAAAAGCCATTCTTACGGTTATGTTGTCATTGGTATTAGTCCCCAGCCCATAGGGTGTGACATTGAAAAAGTAAGAACGGATTGGACAAGAGAGGACTTAAAAAAACGGATTAGCTTTTATCTTGGCTCGGATTCTCAATTGGAGGTACTGAATTCATTGAATCCGCAAAGAAGCGCAATTATTGCTTGGACCAGAAAAGAAAGTTATTTTAAGGTTCACCAAACACGTTGTGTTTCCAAGGAATTTGAAATAGCAAGTTTAAACGAAACAGTCTGTGGTAAACATATGAAATTTGTCAGTATTCAAGTTGATAAAGATATGATTTTAACATGCTATATAGATATTAAATCTGATGTAGAATGGATACAGTTACGAGTTTAA
- a CDS encoding nucleotide disphospho-sugar-binding domain-containing protein, with product MNRVLVASAAYNWAETHRMAAIGRVFSKKGYEVYSIGKGCYEHLLQENMIHLKMKADNMWYSEDRIHKLMHMDDYGNDYCTEVELRTMVSEEIELLQRINPDIVITGYRTTMSLSCKYTKIPIVWVLSAVVSPIYFKLGLASMPERTPLDYVKNIKDKKTQSRYYSTLALKNNGTSKVWNKVAQEYGLKTFKSDLDIFNGDFNLMSDIAELFQDFSKLPENYSFCGPLFNYEKIHLPECVTTYNDIGRKKIFVSMGSSGEKKIFLKLLELLKDIDADIFVSTTSILSEEETVVFPDNFYFARAFPHKEMAEWVNLSIIHGGQGTVYTTILAGKPFIGIPMFSEQQYNLENIEKFGSCIHLRVSDLNVENFNKSIDKIISDNSYIDNAKKLKELVAPYYEDENRNASVIAASKIVEYFNEE from the coding sequence GTGAATAGAGTTTTAGTTGCATCAGCAGCATACAATTGGGCAGAGACTCATAGAATGGCTGCTATTGGAAGAGTGTTCTCAAAGAAGGGGTATGAGGTATACAGTATTGGAAAAGGGTGTTATGAACATTTATTGCAGGAAAATATGATACACCTCAAAATGAAAGCAGATAATATGTGGTACTCGGAAGATAGAATACATAAGTTAATGCATATGGATGATTATGGAAATGACTACTGTACCGAAGTTGAGCTAAGAACTATGGTATCTGAGGAAATAGAATTACTGCAAAGAATTAACCCTGATATAGTGATTACCGGATACCGTACAACAATGTCCCTTTCCTGCAAATATACAAAAATACCTATAGTATGGGTATTATCAGCAGTAGTATCACCTATATATTTTAAACTGGGACTTGCAAGCATGCCTGAACGGACACCGTTAGATTATGTTAAGAATATTAAAGATAAAAAAACTCAGTCAAGGTATTACAGTACACTTGCACTAAAAAATAACGGGACATCGAAAGTGTGGAATAAGGTTGCACAAGAATATGGGTTGAAGACTTTTAAATCCGATTTGGATATTTTCAACGGGGACTTTAATCTGATGTCAGATATTGCCGAGTTATTTCAGGACTTTAGTAAATTGCCTGAAAACTATAGCTTTTGTGGCCCTTTGTTTAATTATGAAAAAATACACTTACCGGAGTGTGTAACTACTTATAATGACATTGGGCGTAAAAAGATTTTCGTTTCAATGGGTTCATCAGGAGAGAAGAAGATATTTTTAAAACTCTTAGAGCTGTTGAAGGATATAGATGCAGACATTTTTGTCTCAACAACATCAATACTTTCGGAAGAAGAGACAGTGGTCTTTCCTGATAATTTTTATTTTGCAAGAGCCTTTCCCCACAAAGAAATGGCGGAGTGGGTAAACTTATCAATAATACATGGCGGACAGGGAACAGTTTACACAACTATATTAGCTGGAAAACCATTTATTGGAATCCCTATGTTTAGTGAACAGCAATATAACCTTGAAAATATAGAGAAATTCGGCAGTTGTATTCATTTAAGAGTCAGTGACTTAAACGTAGAAAATTTTAATAAAAGCATAGATAAAATTATTTCAGATAATTCTTATATTGATAATGCTAAGAAATTGAAGGAACTAGTTGCACCATATTATGAAGATGAAAACAGAAATGCAAGTGTCATAGCTGCTTCAAAAATAGTGGAGTATTTTAATGAAGAGTAA
- a CDS encoding acyl-CoA thioesterase has translation MSKEFNKNELVETEIKVRLVECDPYEIAHNSSYFVWFEMGRFDYAEANGYKLTSMAADEETVYITLHTKCKYIKSCRFKDELVVKTRITKPPFIFAKYNFEQKLYNKNTGELIAKCWTENAAVSKSKKCVLRVSEDNALVSLK, from the coding sequence ATGTCTAAGGAATTTAATAAAAATGAACTGGTTGAGACAGAAATAAAGGTTAGGCTGGTTGAATGTGACCCTTATGAAATAGCTCATAATTCCAGCTATTTTGTTTGGTTTGAGATGGGCAGATTTGATTATGCCGAAGCAAACGGGTACAAATTAACAAGTATGGCAGCAGATGAGGAAACGGTTTATATTACGCTGCATACGAAATGTAAATACATAAAATCATGTAGATTCAAAGATGAATTAGTTGTTAAAACCCGTATTACAAAACCCCCCTTTATATTTGCAAAATATAATTTTGAACAGAAATTATATAATAAAAATACAGGCGAATTGATTGCGAAATGCTGGACTGAAAATGCAGCGGTCAGTAAATCAAAAAAATGCGTGTTGAGGGTTTCCGAAGACAACGCATTAGTAAGCCTAAAATAG
- a CDS encoding glycosyltransferase yields MKISIIIPYSQRGSQIKLCLEGLQKQKMPFGDFEVIIVGEANDTLLNQGEMRIKYIPFDVSSYERFPFAMMRNEGAEKAEGSVLVFLDCDIIVSSDFLLNTWLEHREEKKLSFALRKKLQEDSCINSITEVRRYRCDRDEREEVCSFFGGDYEKIKTLWLWVYSHTMCINKEQFFESGRFCENLTGWGLEDSEFAYRTMKKGVPIVCDTKSRCYHVWHPENFDKSRAEGYKKNLDIIRSIYKDPVLDGLDLCAGCLEPKSMLKLVSYGMSPQALSLFLYESYVRGYQHNIAGLED; encoded by the coding sequence ATGAAAATTTCTATAATCATACCGTATAGTCAACGCGGGAGCCAAATTAAGCTTTGCCTTGAGGGCTTGCAAAAACAAAAGATGCCTTTTGGTGATTTTGAAGTTATTATTGTTGGAGAGGCAAATGATACACTATTAAATCAAGGTGAAATGAGAATCAAATATATACCCTTCGATGTAAGTTCCTATGAAAGGTTTCCCTTTGCCATGATGAGAAACGAAGGTGCAGAAAAAGCAGAAGGTAGTGTATTGGTATTTCTGGATTGCGATATTATTGTATCTTCGGATTTTCTTTTAAATACATGGCTTGAACATAGGGAAGAGAAAAAGCTTTCATTTGCTTTGCGAAAAAAGTTGCAGGAAGATTCATGTATAAACTCAATTACTGAGGTCAGGAGATACCGGTGCGACAGAGATGAACGAGAGGAAGTATGCTCGTTCTTCGGTGGTGATTACGAAAAAATTAAAACTCTTTGGCTCTGGGTATACAGCCATACGATGTGCATAAATAAGGAACAGTTTTTTGAGTCGGGGAGATTTTGTGAAAATCTTACGGGATGGGGCTTGGAAGATTCGGAATTTGCTTACCGTACCATGAAAAAAGGAGTTCCTATTGTGTGCGACACCAAAAGCAGGTGTTATCATGTATGGCATCCTGAGAATTTTGACAAAAGCAGAGCAGAAGGATATAAAAAGAATCTTGATATAATCCGTTCAATATACAAGGACCCTGTATTGGACGGCTTGGATTTGTGTGCTGGATGTTTGGAACCTAAATCCATGCTTAAGCTTGTCAGTTATGGAATGTCTCCTCAAGCACTGTCCCTTTTTTTATATGAAAGCTATGTAAGAGGTTACCAACACAATATTGCCGGATTGGAGGATTAA
- a CDS encoding flavodoxin family protein, whose amino-acid sequence MKYFVLNGSPRKERSMTMNVVRSFLNGIEETDPEPQIDIVHLAKCNIQHCRSCYACWSHVCEGECVITKRNIDDMAPLMDKYLSADKIIMATPMHFFAISSYLQKFLERTFPLIKPIYIPSEQDDKYKDMSTKDIAVISTCKVAFDGVWDCIDAQMQLISRKRYQRIFSTQPLAVSNKDKELTENFLNTVTLAGKEFALCGEFSEAVRQSLEKSIQAMGEQIDTRNIGF is encoded by the coding sequence ATGAAGTATTTTGTTCTTAATGGTAGTCCGAGAAAAGAACGCAGTATGACTATGAACGTTGTCAGAAGTTTTCTTAACGGGATAGAAGAAACAGACCCTGAACCACAAATTGATATAGTTCATCTTGCAAAATGTAATATTCAGCATTGCAGAAGCTGTTATGCCTGCTGGTCCCATGTATGTGAGGGAGAATGTGTTATCACCAAGAGAAATATAGATGATATGGCACCTCTTATGGATAAGTACCTTTCCGCTGATAAAATAATTATGGCAACACCAATGCATTTTTTTGCCATATCAAGTTATCTGCAGAAGTTTCTTGAACGTACATTTCCTTTGATAAAGCCGATTTATATACCATCGGAGCAGGATGATAAATATAAAGATATGTCTACAAAAGATATAGCTGTTATATCAACCTGTAAGGTTGCCTTTGACGGTGTATGGGACTGCATAGATGCACAAATGCAGTTAATCAGCAGGAAAAGATACCAGAGGATATTTTCTACACAGCCGCTTGCTGTGAGTAATAAGGATAAGGAACTTACTGAGAATTTCTTGAACACAGTAACTCTGGCAGGAAAAGAATTTGCTTTATGCGGTGAATTTTCCGAAGCTGTCAGACAAAGCCTTGAGAAAAGCATACAGGCTATGGGAGAACAGATTGATACACGAAATATAGGGTTCTAG
- a CDS encoding beta-ketoacyl-[acyl-carrier-protein] synthase family protein gives MKPKNQIVITGYGIVSAMGLDKEENRLNVFAGKQGISNCEFEYKDGVFASPSGVITRELPEHPFYEKYNIYPDRASNLALIAADECIKQSNIDFNTINPLRVGIVVGTSLGGMRSADVFHKQWIEQGIEKTDSNLLKQYPLHAVADILAKEYGFNGSKIIISTACSSGANAIGLGYDLLKRGMYDLVLAGGVDPISRFSFAGFTSLKAIDSKPCRPFSGSTGINLGEGAAFFILESDEYAQKRKASVIAEVRGYGITADAYHPTAPDLSGNGAFRSMTAAKENGICETGDITYINGHGTGTLANDSAEKKAWRAFVRENTDIPLMSNKAALGHCMGAAGAVEIAISVMSIENDQIPPTVNFNTQEAKDIDEINFVPNKAIPCEVNNVISNSYAFGGNNCSVLLSKYIKRTPVQNEECDIVITGIGCIGSGGGTAEELFKTFEDGSNWIEEIDVQNNDFNTKYVGKMPEVDYKKYIKGSTLRRMDTVTKMAMTSGKQALNNSGLKVTPQNCTRIGVLYGTGTGPLETIENVSRKMITGGINSIDPNNFPNTVLNAAAGNFSIANMLKGPTSTISAGSVSGLNAFIYASELLKNNQADAVIVLSSDEWNEALQIGNERLGLLTKNGKLPFDKDASGMILSPGSTAFVLERKDYALQRGAKILAQVYGYSMTSDNADLCSFDAEGTQWIEGVELARKMADDIHIDYYASTAYGIPMVDRKEAELMAKSLDNNTIIRSIPRLIGATSGSLGSYGLLSCIYALEKNTVPNQGNVDGLSEEYDSLLNRTQNTGTIDCAAVSAASFGGSYTTVIIGKVL, from the coding sequence ATGAAACCAAAAAATCAGATTGTTATCACAGGTTATGGAATTGTTTCTGCAATGGGCCTTGATAAGGAAGAGAACAGATTAAATGTTTTTGCAGGTAAACAAGGTATATCAAATTGTGAATTTGAATATAAGGATGGCGTATTTGCATCCCCATCAGGTGTAATAACCCGGGAGCTTCCTGAACATCCCTTCTATGAAAAGTATAATATATATCCTGACAGGGCCTCAAATTTAGCATTAATAGCGGCAGACGAGTGTATTAAGCAGTCAAATATAGACTTTAACACCATAAATCCATTGAGGGTAGGAATTGTTGTAGGTACATCCCTCGGTGGAATGAGAAGTGCTGATGTTTTTCACAAGCAATGGATAGAACAGGGAATTGAGAAAACTGACAGTAATCTGTTAAAGCAATATCCATTACATGCAGTTGCAGATATTCTTGCGAAAGAGTACGGGTTTAATGGTTCAAAAATAATTATATCTACGGCCTGTTCCTCCGGTGCGAATGCCATTGGCCTAGGCTATGATCTCCTGAAAAGAGGAATGTATGATTTAGTTTTGGCCGGTGGTGTTGACCCTATTTCAAGGTTTTCCTTTGCAGGTTTTACATCCTTGAAAGCAATTGATTCAAAGCCTTGCAGGCCATTCAGCGGTAGTACCGGAATCAATCTGGGTGAGGGGGCAGCATTTTTTATACTCGAGTCAGACGAATATGCTCAAAAGAGAAAAGCTTCAGTTATTGCGGAGGTTCGGGGCTATGGTATTACTGCCGATGCATATCACCCTACAGCACCTGATTTAAGTGGAAATGGTGCTTTTAGATCAATGACTGCGGCGAAGGAAAACGGAATTTGTGAAACTGGTGATATTACATACATAAACGGACACGGAACCGGTACATTGGCAAACGACAGTGCAGAAAAAAAGGCATGGAGAGCTTTTGTTAGGGAAAATACGGATATTCCTTTGATGAGCAATAAAGCAGCCTTAGGGCATTGTATGGGTGCGGCAGGAGCTGTTGAAATTGCAATTTCTGTTATGTCAATTGAAAATGATCAAATTCCTCCTACCGTCAACTTCAATACCCAAGAAGCTAAAGATATTGACGAGATTAATTTTGTTCCCAACAAGGCCATACCTTGTGAAGTAAATAATGTAATTTCAAATTCTTATGCCTTTGGAGGTAATAACTGTTCTGTTTTACTTTCAAAATACATTAAAAGAACACCTGTACAAAATGAAGAATGTGATATTGTTATAACCGGTATCGGCTGTATTGGCAGTGGCGGCGGAACAGCAGAAGAATTATTTAAAACTTTTGAAGACGGCTCAAACTGGATAGAAGAAATTGATGTCCAAAATAATGATTTTAATACAAAATATGTAGGAAAAATGCCAGAGGTTGATTATAAAAAGTATATTAAGGGAAGTACATTACGCAGGATGGATACAGTTACTAAAATGGCCATGACTAGCGGAAAACAAGCATTAAATAACAGTGGTCTGAAAGTAACACCACAGAATTGTACACGAATTGGTGTCTTATATGGTACTGGTACAGGGCCTCTTGAAACAATTGAAAATGTCAGCAGAAAAATGATTACAGGCGGAATAAACAGTATTGACCCAAACAACTTTCCAAATACAGTTTTAAATGCGGCCGCAGGAAATTTCTCTATAGCCAATATGCTTAAAGGGCCTACATCAACAATTTCGGCCGGAAGTGTATCCGGACTTAATGCATTCATATATGCATCAGAATTACTGAAAAATAATCAAGCCGATGCTGTCATAGTACTATCTTCCGACGAATGGAATGAAGCACTGCAGATAGGAAATGAAAGATTAGGCTTGCTTACAAAGAACGGAAAATTGCCCTTTGATAAGGATGCAAGTGGAATGATTCTTTCACCCGGTTCTACTGCTTTTGTATTGGAAAGAAAAGATTATGCTCTCCAAAGAGGAGCTAAAATACTGGCTCAGGTTTACGGATACTCTATGACATCAGATAACGCAGACCTATGCAGCTTTGATGCTGAAGGAACCCAGTGGATTGAAGGCGTGGAGCTGGCTCGTAAAATGGCAGATGATATTCATATTGATTATTATGCTTCTACAGCTTACGGTATTCCGATGGTTGATAGGAAGGAAGCGGAGCTTATGGCAAAATCACTTGATAATAATACTATTATTCGTTCAATTCCTCGTTTAATTGGTGCAACATCGGGTTCACTGGGATCATATGGACTGCTGAGCTGCATATATGCATTAGAGAAAAATACTGTTCCAAACCAAGGGAATGTTGACGGACTTTCAGAAGAATACGATAGCTTACTGAACCGTACCCAAAATACAGGGACAATTGATTGTGCTGCAGTGAGTGCAGCATCATTCGGCGGATCTTATACAACTGTTATTATAGGAAAGGTTCTTTAG